The Leadbetterella byssophila DSM 17132 DNA window GGTTAGATTAGATAAATTTATAGGATATGAATGTATTCTTGAGGAAATCCATCACATACTTGCTACTTTGTATATTAAGCTTGATAGCTATTGTAAGAGATGATTTTAGGTCTTTTTCCTGGCTAGAAATCGCTATTTCGGCTTTATTACTTTTAGTCCTTTTATTTGAATCTGCAAGGCAATTGAAAAAATACTTTAAGCTAAGAAGAAGATTAGATTTGTCAAAGATCAGGTGATCCGTGTATAAGCCTTTTGTGTTATGCTTGTGGGGGCTACGGGAGAAACAACTTTTGTGTCTCTATAAATTTATAATGTGACGGCTGTTGAGGAGGTTAAAAAAAATGGCTGTAAGATACCCTTCCAGCCATTTTTCATAATATGTTTCTCCTGATTTACAGGTTTTGTTCACTTTCCAGATAATCAGAAACCTCTTTGAGGAAAAGGCCTCCCAGAGATCCGTCTACCACACGGTGGTCATAGGAATGTGAGATAATCATCTTCTGTCTTATTCCAATAAAGTCTCCTTCCTCCGTCTCAATTACCGCTGGCATCTTACGAATAACTCCGAACGCCATGATGGCTACCTGAGGTTGAAGGATGATAGGGGTACCTGCCAGGTTTCCAAATCCGCCGATATTAGACATGGTGTAAGTTCCACCTACTAATTCCTCCGGTTTCAGTTGATTGTTTCTGGCACGAGTAGCCAAATCATTGACTTTGGAAGATAATTGGATTAAACTGTATTGGTCGGCGTGGTGAATAACCGGCACAATCAGGTTTCCGTTAGGTAAGGCAACTGCCATTCCTATGTTGATATCCTTTTTATAGATGATCTTGTCACCGTCAACCTGCGCATTTATCGCAGGGTATTTCTTGATAGCTGCGACAATAGCACGAATTAGAAGGGGTGTAAATGTTAAGTTTTCGTTGTACTTAATTTTGAACTCATCTTTAACTTTATTCCTCCAAGAAGATAGCTGAGTAACGTCAGTTTCTATAAATGAGGTGACATGAGGGGAAATGCGCTTAGAATCTACCATTCTTTGGGCAATCATCTTGCGCATTCTGTCCATCTCCACGATTTGATCTTCCGATGAAGAGGTGAATTGAGGAGTGGTTATCTTTCTCGTCTTCACATAGGCGAGAATGTCATCTTTGGTTACTCTTTGATTTTGTCCGGTTCCCTGGATTTTTTCCAGTTCATCCATACTGATATTTTCTTCTTTAGCAATGCTAAGTACCAAAGGGGAATAGAATCTATTATCAGTAGATGGAGCTACTGCAGCTACGGTCTGTTGGATCTGAGTTTCTAATTCTAAAGCAGCAGCTTTATATGGTTCAGGTTTAGAAGCCCCTTCAACTTCTATTTCGCAAATGGGACTGCCTATTTTTGCAATATCTCCTTCCTGCACCAAGAATTTTGTGATCACTCCGGTATGTGAGGAGCCAATTTCTGTGTCAATTTTATCCGTGGCTACCTCAATGATCATGTCGTCAGTTTCTACCCTGTCGCCTTCTTTCACTAACCACTTAAGTACGGTGCATTCAAAGATACTTTCGCCCATGTTAGGCATTAAAATCTCTATTTTTGCCATATTCCCCTTAATTGAAGTCGTAATAAATTCAAAGCTGCCTTTGTGGTGTATTCAATGTTTCCTAATCGGTCTCTGTTCAGGTTCAGCTTTTTTGTAATGGTCTCATTGCCGTTAGTTACGGCCATCCAAATGGTGCCTACCGGTTTCCCGGGTGTGCCTCCTCCGGGACCAGCAATTCCGGAAGTAGCTATGGCATAAGTGGATCCGGTCAAGCGCTGTACACCCAGTGCCATTTCTGTAACCGTTTCTTCACTGACCGCCCCAAAATTACTTAAAGTTTCTGACTTAACCTTTAAAATATCCAATTTAACTGAGTTAGCATAGCTTACTACAGATCCTAAAAAATAAGAAGAACTACCTGCCACTTTAGTGATTTGGTGGGCTATATTACCTCCCGTGCAACTTTCAGCTGTAGATAAGGTGGCATTCTGATTTAATAAAAGTTCTCCAATGCTTTTTTCTATTGTAACATCTTCTTTTGCGTATACAAAGTCATCTATAATTGGAATAATCTCCTCAAACTTCTTCTGCAATTCTTCTACTGTATGCCCGCCAAAGGAACTTAATCTCAATTTGACTTCTGCAAGGTCAGGAAGGTAGGCCAGTTTCATCTCTTCTGGGAGTGATTCCTCCCAATGTGCAATTTTTTCTGCGAGGAAAGATTCTCCAATTCCTGCCGTTTTTAAGTAGGCATGTGCCAGCATAGGAGGTTTGAGTCTTTCTTTTACTTTAGGTATTACCTCTTCTGACATGAGGTACTTCATCTCCACTGGTACGCCCGGAAGGGATACAATTATACGGTTTTCATGATTAAACCACATGCCTGGAGCAGTGCCGGCTGCGTTGTGCAGATATTCACATTTGCTAGGTATGGCTGCTTGTAGTCTATTGATCTCGGTAAATGGTAAGCCTCTTGATTCAAACAGTTCTCTCACATGCGCTTCCGCAACGGGATGAATTTTTAGCTCATCTTCTGTGAATTCACAAAGAGTAGTCTTGGTCACATCGTCTTTCGTGGGCCCTAAGCCGCCAGTGATCAACTGAATATCGGAGTCGGAATGTTGTACAGCTTCTAATATGGCTTCTCGCGTATCAGATATAGAAATGATTTTAGTAACCTTTATACCAAGTTCGGATAGTCTTGCAGCCATCCATTGGGAATTCGTATCCAGGATATGACCATACAAAATTTCATCACCTATAGTAATAATCTCCGCTCTTATAATTCGCATTTCAGTGAAATAATGATAAAGGTAGAATTTTTTCAGTAAACCTCCTATGGTAAGAAGTGGGACTTATCAGCATATTATAAAACTCCGTTTTTATGTGATTGAATTTCAATTGCTTTTACTATTTTAATAACTTTCGGATAAGATTTTCGTTACAAAAAAACCTACTTTTGCGTCTAAAACTAGAAACAGTAAATCATAATCATGTTAAAAAAACTTATAGTTGTGCCTTTTTTGGCTTTGGCATTAGTATCCTGCGGACAAAACGTTAATCTGGGAAGTGTATTAGGAACGGTATTGAATAATGCACCGCTTACAGAAGGAGAAGTAGCCAATGGACTAAAAGAAGCCTTAGTTCAAGGCATCACTAATGGAGCGAAGCAAGCTTCGGCAGTAGATGGATATTTAGGCAATTCTTTGATCAGAATTCCTTTCCCACCAGAGGTTCAAAAGGTAGAATCTACCCTTAGAAACTTAGGCTTAGGAGGTGAAGTGGATAAGTTTGTTACTGCCTTAAACAGAGGTGCTGAAACTGCGGCAAAAGAAGCTGCTCCTATTTTTGTTTCTGCTATCAAGCAACTTACCATCACTGATGCTTTTAATATCTTAAGGGGAGAAAAAGATGCAGCTACGCAGTTTCTGAAAAGAGTAACTACTGCTCAATTGACTCAAGCTTTTGCTCCTCATGTACAAAAGGCTTTGGATGCAACTCAGGCCACTAGATACTATTCTGATATTGCGAATACGTATAACAAAGTGCCATTTGTGACAAAAATTAATCCGGATTTGCAAGCTTATGCAACTCAAAAGGCCATAGATGGGTTATTTATATTAGTTGCTCAGGAGGAAGAGAAAATTCGTGAAAATCCAATGGCCAGAACCACTGATCTCCTGAAGAGGGTATTTGGCAGTGTTAATAATTAAGCATGAAATCAGAAATTAATTTTCAAATCCAATTAGACAAAGACAGAATTCCGGAGAAGATCTTTTGGGACGCTACTGAAAACCCAAATGAAGGCATTAACGAAACAAAAGCCATCTCCATTAACGTTTGGGATCATTACCACAAAGGTTTGTTAGGAATTAATCTTTGGACAAAAGATATGCCGGTAGATGAGATGAATCACTTTTTAGTGGACATCATCGGGAATATGGCTCAAATGGTAAAGGATTCTACTCAGGATCCAAAGATTGTAGCTATTCTGGAAGAAGCCGGAAGAGAAATTACGAAACACGTTAATGAACTGGCAAAGCAGCAGGAGCAGCCTCAAGCTGGTACAACTGACAGTTTAGATGCTTTGTTAGAGCAAACTCGTGCAAAAATCAAGAAATGAAACTCCTAAGGGGTTTCATTTCTTTTTAACCATTTGGCTGTAAACCATTTGCCTTCATATTGGAATCTAAGCAAATGTAATCCTTCGTTTAGCTCCTTAAACGATTTGCCTCCCGGGGTATCCTTCCTAATCTGTCTGCCATTTTCGTCCAGAATCCATATTTCTGTATTGTTCGGGAGTAAACTTTCTCCAACTCTGATATTGAAATCTCCGCCATTAGGTTGAGGGAAGATAGTAACCTTATCGGTCATGGCTTCGTTTCCTAATGCTGACCAATTACCGTAAATGTAACGTACCGCTCTAGTATAGCTAGGTATTCCATAGCCGTATTGAGGGGTAGGATTTGGGAATCTGTCTGCAGAGTGTATCAAAGCCTCTCTCAGTTGTAAGGCGGTGAGATGGGGGAATTGTTGTTTAAGGCTCGCTAAGAAACCGGTGATCAAAGGTGCGGCGTACGAGGTGCCATTGCCTGCCCTCAGTTGAGTGCCGCTGTTGCTATAAACAGTACCCACACCCATGGCACAGACATCCGGCTTAACCCTTCCGTCTGGACTGGGTCCAATAGAACTAAATGAAGCGAGGGTTCTTTGAGCATTTACTGCTCCTACGGCTATGGCATATTCTGCGTCTGCAGGGGAACTTATATATTTCCAGGAGCTATTTCCTTCATTTCCGGCTGCAACTACCACCAGTATGCCCACTTTACTGGCATAATCTGCGGCTCTGGCAATGATGCTGGTTTGCCCGTCCATATCTTGATAAGTGTAATCCTGATTAGGATCTGTAAACTGTGAATAACCCAGTGAAGTATTAAAGATATCTGCCCCTAAGGAGTCTGCATGTTCTGCGGCAAGTAACCAATAGACCTCTTCTATCTTAGATTCGTTTACAGCTATGACATCTTCCGTGGTATATAAAGCTAAATCCACTGCTGGAGCGGGCCCAGAGAAAACTTGGCCTAACTTTCCTGCTATGATGCTGAGTACATTAGTGCCATGGGTATCATCCCTATCCACCTCAGAGGTTTTGTGAACGTAATTATAAGTATGGATGATGTCTAGATGCTCGAAGACTTTAGCGGATTTCAACCCTATAAAACCTCCATCCATCACGGCAACAAGTACTCCTTTTCCGTTAAAACCGGCATTTAGCATGGTGTCAGCCCCCAACATTTTCAGTTGGTCAAGTTCAGGAATCACATCTAACTCTTGCCTAAATTTAGATCGAATCCTAGCATATTTTCCCAAGGATGTATCACCTCTGATATCTCCTTTGCCTTCCATTCCTTTAACAAATGAGAAGTTTAAGGCTTGTTTTAATTGGTCAGGATTGCAATGGATCAGGGCGGCGTTAAGCCACTTAGAAACTCCTTCAATTTGAATACCAAGATTTTTCAGGGCATTGAGATAATCAATGTTTACCGGATAATCTTTATCAGTGATAGAAATTCCCTGTTTTGACCTTCTTTCTAAAGCACGGTCGGATAGATAGACCTTTTGATCTTGCTTATCCTTGAAATAAATAAAATACTTGCCCTGCGCCAGAAGTTGCAGAGGGAGAATGAGATAGAATAGTAAAAGTTTACGCATGGAGGTATAGTAGTATTATACCAAAAATACGTAAAAAATCCAACTTAGAAATTGAATTTAAAGATTCCAAGTAAGATTAGAGCGAAAAGAATCAAGAAATTAAGGATCTTGAACCAGTTATACTCCCACAGTGGAGTGGTGGTCTTAGCCTTGTGATAGTTTAATTGCACGTTTTTCATTTTAGGAAATGGTATATCCCCGGTTGAGAGGGTACTGTTATTTTA harbors:
- a CDS encoding dihydrolipoamide acetyltransferase family protein, whose amino-acid sequence is MAKIEILMPNMGESIFECTVLKWLVKEGDRVETDDMIIEVATDKIDTEIGSSHTGVITKFLVQEGDIAKIGSPICEIEVEGASKPEPYKAAALELETQIQQTVAAVAPSTDNRFYSPLVLSIAKEENISMDELEKIQGTGQNQRVTKDDILAYVKTRKITTPQFTSSSEDQIVEMDRMRKMIAQRMVDSKRISPHVTSFIETDVTQLSSWRNKVKDEFKIKYNENLTFTPLLIRAIVAAIKKYPAINAQVDGDKIIYKKDINIGMAVALPNGNLIVPVIHHADQYSLIQLSSKVNDLATRARNNQLKPEELVGGTYTMSNIGGFGNLAGTPIILQPQVAIMAFGVIRKMPAVIETEEGDFIGIRQKMIISHSYDHRVVDGSLGGLFLKEVSDYLESEQNL
- a CDS encoding CinA family nicotinamide mononucleotide deamidase-related protein, which produces MRIIRAEIITIGDEILYGHILDTNSQWMAARLSELGIKVTKIISISDTREAILEAVQHSDSDIQLITGGLGPTKDDVTKTTLCEFTEDELKIHPVAEAHVRELFESRGLPFTEINRLQAAIPSKCEYLHNAAGTAPGMWFNHENRIIVSLPGVPVEMKYLMSEEVIPKVKERLKPPMLAHAYLKTAGIGESFLAEKIAHWEESLPEEMKLAYLPDLAEVKLRLSSFGGHTVEELQKKFEEIIPIIDDFVYAKEDVTIEKSIGELLLNQNATLSTAESCTGGNIAHQITKVAGSSSYFLGSVVSYANSVKLDILKVKSETLSNFGAVSEETVTEMALGVQRLTGSTYAIATSGIAGPGGGTPGKPVGTIWMAVTNGNETITKKLNLNRDRLGNIEYTTKAALNLLRLQLRGIWQK
- a CDS encoding DUF4197 domain-containing protein, which codes for MLKKLIVVPFLALALVSCGQNVNLGSVLGTVLNNAPLTEGEVANGLKEALVQGITNGAKQASAVDGYLGNSLIRIPFPPEVQKVESTLRNLGLGGEVDKFVTALNRGAETAAKEAAPIFVSAIKQLTITDAFNILRGEKDAATQFLKRVTTAQLTQAFAPHVQKALDATQATRYYSDIANTYNKVPFVTKINPDLQAYATQKAIDGLFILVAQEEEKIRENPMARTTDLLKRVFGSVNN
- the gldC gene encoding gliding motility protein GldC; the encoded protein is MKSEINFQIQLDKDRIPEKIFWDATENPNEGINETKAISINVWDHYHKGLLGINLWTKDMPVDEMNHFLVDIIGNMAQMVKDSTQDPKIVAILEEAGREITKHVNELAKQQEQPQAGTTDSLDALLEQTRAKIKK
- a CDS encoding S8 family peptidase, with protein sequence MRKLLLFYLILPLQLLAQGKYFIYFKDKQDQKVYLSDRALERRSKQGISITDKDYPVNIDYLNALKNLGIQIEGVSKWLNAALIHCNPDQLKQALNFSFVKGMEGKGDIRGDTSLGKYARIRSKFRQELDVIPELDQLKMLGADTMLNAGFNGKGVLVAVMDGGFIGLKSAKVFEHLDIIHTYNYVHKTSEVDRDDTHGTNVLSIIAGKLGQVFSGPAPAVDLALYTTEDVIAVNESKIEEVYWLLAAEHADSLGADIFNTSLGYSQFTDPNQDYTYQDMDGQTSIIARAADYASKVGILVVVAAGNEGNSSWKYISSPADAEYAIAVGAVNAQRTLASFSSIGPSPDGRVKPDVCAMGVGTVYSNSGTQLRAGNGTSYAAPLITGFLASLKQQFPHLTALQLREALIHSADRFPNPTPQYGYGIPSYTRAVRYIYGNWSALGNEAMTDKVTIFPQPNGGDFNIRVGESLLPNNTEIWILDENGRQIRKDTPGGKSFKELNEGLHLLRFQYEGKWFTAKWLKRNETP